A single Tuberibacillus sp. Marseille-P3662 DNA region contains:
- the nhaC gene encoding Na+/H+ antiporter NhaC, with the protein MERYKRHMTFGLAIIPFLVMIAAMAFTILSFDGSPHIPILLGAAVAALIAWACGYSWDDLEKSIYEGIKKVLPAVVVLMMVGIIISAWIGGGIVSTMIYYGLEIISPSYFLAAIFVICTIVTLVMGSSWSTIGTVGVAGMGIGVSMGVPSAMTAGAIVSGAFFGDKMSPLSDTTILASGIAGSKLSEHIRHMLYTTVPAAVIALIVYTIMGMKFVGNSINLQDINAVMAGLQQHFVISPWLLLIPLVVILLVVKKVPALPALTVGIILGFLANIMIQGGNIGSAVNALQSGYQINSGNDTVNELLNQGGLNSMMYTVSLAIVAMVFGGIMESTGMLKVIVEQILKIARTGRSLAATTVISSFLTNVITAEQYISIIIPGRMYAKAYQDKKLHPKNLSRALEDGGTITSSLVPWSTDAVFVMNTLGVGALAYGPYAVLNYCVPIISIIFSLIGFSIVYTKKNGYSNQKADAGV; encoded by the coding sequence ATGGAACGATATAAAAGACATATGACATTTGGTTTAGCAATCATTCCTTTCCTGGTCATGATTGCTGCAATGGCATTTACGATTCTTTCATTTGACGGAAGCCCGCACATTCCCATTCTTTTAGGTGCAGCGGTAGCAGCTCTTATTGCATGGGCATGCGGATATTCATGGGACGATTTGGAAAAATCTATTTATGAAGGTATAAAGAAAGTCCTTCCTGCTGTCGTTGTTTTGATGATGGTTGGTATCATCATAAGTGCATGGATCGGCGGAGGCATTGTCTCCACAATGATTTATTATGGGTTGGAAATCATCAGTCCTTCCTATTTTTTGGCCGCTATCTTTGTGATATGCACGATTGTTACATTAGTGATGGGCAGTTCTTGGTCGACGATAGGTACAGTGGGTGTCGCTGGAATGGGCATTGGCGTTAGTATGGGGGTCCCTTCTGCCATGACTGCCGGTGCAATCGTTTCCGGAGCGTTTTTTGGGGATAAGATGTCACCTCTTTCCGATACTACCATCCTTGCATCTGGCATTGCGGGATCGAAATTGTCTGAGCATATTCGCCATATGCTTTATACAACTGTCCCTGCAGCTGTCATCGCGCTCATTGTGTATACAATTATGGGCATGAAATTTGTAGGAAACTCAATAAATCTACAGGATATTAATGCCGTTATGGCAGGTCTGCAACAGCATTTCGTGATATCACCGTGGCTATTACTCATCCCGCTTGTTGTTATTCTGCTTGTTGTGAAAAAAGTTCCTGCATTACCGGCGCTAACAGTGGGGATCATTCTTGGCTTTCTTGCGAACATCATGATCCAGGGTGGCAATATTGGAAGTGCGGTCAACGCTCTACAAAGTGGCTACCAAATCAACTCCGGAAATGACACGGTCAATGAACTCTTGAACCAAGGCGGACTAAATTCAATGATGTACACCGTGTCATTAGCTATCGTGGCTATGGTTTTCGGCGGCATTATGGAAAGCACAGGCATGTTGAAAGTGATCGTTGAACAAATCTTAAAGATCGCTCGAACCGGTAGAAGTTTAGCAGCTACAACAGTCATTTCATCATTTTTGACAAATGTCATTACTGCCGAACAATATATATCCATTATTATACCCGGAAGAATGTATGCAAAAGCCTATCAAGATAAAAAATTACACCCGAAAAACCTGTCACGTGCTCTGGAAGACGGCGGGACCATTACTTCTTCTTTAGTACCTTGGAGTACAGACGCTGTCTTTGTCATGAACACATTAGGTGTTGGCGCATTGGCTTATGGCCCATATGCCGTATTAAACTATTGCGTACCGATCATATCTATTATTTTCTCCTTAATTGGATTTTCTATTGTTTACACCAAGAAAAATGGTTATTCAAACCAAAAAGCAGATGCTGGGGTCTGA
- the hutH gene encoding histidine ammonia-lyase encodes MMILDGHSLTLNDVKQVLFEKEKVQASDESWKRANKSRQAVENVVRDGKTVYGINTGFGKMSDVLIERDDVEDLQLNLIRSHACGVGEPFPEIVSRAMILLRVNALLKGYSGVSKQLIEKLLVLLNEHIHPVVPEQGSLGASGDLAPLSHLALVLIGEGDVFYQGESMPTMKAFGAVGITPITLSAKEGLALINGTQAMTAVGVVAYLEAEKLAQQTEAVASMTMEGLRGIIDAFDEDLHIARGYQEQVDVAERVRQYLTGSQLITRQGDIRVQDAYSLRCIPQVHGATWQTMNYVKEKLEIEMNAATDNPLIFADEEKVISGGNFHGQPIALAMDFLGIAVAELANISERRIERLVNPQLNDLPPFLSAKPGLESGAMIMQYTAASLVSENKTLAHPASVDSIPSSANQEDHVSMGTIAARHALQIVANTRNVVAIELICALQATEIQGMDQMAPHTRKIHRKARDVVEAITKDRVFSKDIETVALWMKDGKWDKILTLGTHRKQSI; translated from the coding sequence ATGATGATATTGGATGGGCATTCATTAACATTAAATGACGTCAAACAAGTGCTGTTTGAGAAAGAGAAAGTACAGGCTTCAGATGAGAGCTGGAAGCGTGCTAACAAAAGCCGTCAAGCTGTAGAAAATGTTGTTCGTGATGGTAAGACCGTTTATGGTATTAATACCGGATTTGGCAAGATGAGTGATGTATTAATTGAAAGAGACGATGTCGAAGATTTACAGTTAAATTTGATTCGAAGCCATGCTTGCGGTGTCGGCGAGCCGTTTCCTGAAATCGTTAGCCGCGCAATGATTCTATTGAGAGTCAATGCCCTCTTAAAGGGATATTCGGGTGTAAGCAAACAGCTGATCGAAAAACTGTTGGTACTACTTAATGAACACATTCATCCCGTCGTGCCCGAGCAGGGGTCACTCGGGGCAAGCGGCGACCTTGCTCCACTGTCTCATTTAGCCCTTGTGTTAATCGGGGAAGGGGACGTTTTTTACCAGGGTGAAAGCATGCCGACAATGAAAGCCTTTGGCGCTGTAGGCATCACGCCGATAACATTGAGTGCCAAAGAAGGCCTAGCCCTCATTAATGGTACGCAGGCAATGACAGCGGTTGGGGTTGTTGCCTATTTGGAAGCGGAAAAACTTGCCCAGCAAACTGAGGCAGTCGCGTCAATGACAATGGAAGGATTACGCGGTATCATCGACGCTTTTGATGAGGATCTCCATATCGCAAGGGGTTATCAAGAACAAGTCGATGTTGCTGAAAGAGTGCGTCAATATCTAACTGGGAGTCAACTCATCACGAGACAAGGAGACATCCGTGTTCAGGATGCTTATTCGCTGCGTTGTATTCCTCAAGTCCATGGCGCAACATGGCAAACCATGAACTATGTCAAAGAAAAACTCGAAATTGAGATGAATGCGGCAACGGATAATCCACTCATTTTTGCTGATGAGGAAAAAGTCATTTCGGGTGGCAATTTTCACGGTCAGCCGATCGCGTTGGCGATGGATTTCTTAGGGATTGCTGTTGCCGAACTTGCCAATATTTCAGAACGACGTATTGAACGCCTTGTTAACCCTCAGTTAAATGATTTACCGCCGTTTTTGAGTGCAAAGCCAGGACTAGAATCCGGGGCAATGATCATGCAGTATACTGCAGCCTCACTAGTGTCCGAAAATAAAACACTCGCCCACCCGGCAAGTGTCGATTCCATTCCGTCTTCAGCTAATCAAGAAGACCACGTGAGTATGGGTACGATTGCCGCAAGACATGCTTTACAGATCGTTGCTAATACAAGAAACGTCGTTGCGATTGAATTGATTTGTGCACTTCAGGCCACAGAGATTCAAGGTATGGATCAAATGGCTCCGCACACACGCAAGATTCATAGAAAGGCCCGTGACGTCGTGGAGGCTATTACAAAAGACCGTGTTTTTTCAAAAGACATTGAGACCGTTGCCTTATGGATGAAAGATGGAAAATGGGATAAGATATTAACACTAGGAACCCATCGAAAGCAATCCATTTAA
- a CDS encoding MBL fold metallo-hydrolase has protein sequence MNNSMDKKFIPMTSVTSGIGQAVLPDVYVLPIQIVNVCFVGDPQKEQDWVLVDAGMPESADDIIAEVKKRFGQDRAPKAIILTHGHFDHVGAVIDLVRHWHVPVYAHAKEIPYLTGESRYPQPDASVEGGMIAKMSALFPNEPVDLGHHVKTLPKNGNIPGMAGWRWIHTPGHSPGHVSLFREEDRTLIAGDAFITVRQDALLKVFTQKQEISGPPRYLTTDWQAAWDSVNQLEALKPELAVTGHGLPMSGTELSINLHKLSESFESLAIPDHGRYVNQYKH, from the coding sequence ATGAACAATAGCATGGATAAAAAATTCATACCTATGACATCGGTAACAAGTGGGATTGGACAAGCGGTATTGCCTGATGTCTATGTACTGCCCATTCAGATCGTTAATGTCTGTTTCGTTGGAGATCCACAGAAGGAGCAAGATTGGGTTTTAGTTGATGCAGGAATGCCGGAATCAGCTGATGATATCATTGCTGAAGTCAAAAAACGCTTTGGTCAGGATCGTGCACCAAAGGCCATCATTCTAACACACGGACATTTCGATCATGTCGGAGCTGTCATTGATCTTGTCAGACACTGGCATGTTCCCGTATACGCTCATGCAAAGGAAATACCCTATTTGACCGGTGAATCCCGTTACCCGCAGCCCGATGCATCGGTTGAAGGCGGCATGATAGCTAAAATGTCAGCATTGTTTCCAAACGAACCTGTCGATTTAGGTCATCATGTCAAAACCCTTCCCAAGAACGGAAATATTCCGGGAATGGCAGGTTGGCGCTGGATCCATACACCGGGTCATTCACCCGGGCACGTTTCCTTGTTCAGAGAAGAAGACCGCACCCTCATTGCTGGTGATGCGTTTATCACTGTGAGACAGGACGCACTCTTAAAAGTCTTTACACAAAAACAAGAAATCAGCGGTCCGCCTAGATACCTCACAACCGACTGGCAAGCGGCGTGGGATTCCGTCAACCAACTGGAAGCTTTAAAACCGGAACTAGCTGTCACTGGTCACGGATTACCAATGTCCGGGACGGAGCTGTCCATAAATCTGCACAAGTTAAGTGAGTCATTTGAAAGTCTGGCCATTCCTGACCATGGACGTTACGTTAATCAATATAAGCATTAA
- the modB gene encoding molybdate ABC transporter permease subunit, translating to MTLHQFWSPIMISLQVTIVASIIAFILAISAAWLMKKRSFKGRSLIETMFLLPLVLPPSVVGFGLLVLLGQNSWFGVFIETIFEQSLVFTKGAAVVSAFVVAFPLIYMTLKSGFEQIDHEFEDAARSMGAGEMQVFWYVTLPMAWRSLITGYVLGFARSIGEFGATLMFAGNIPGKTQTLPTAIYLAVEAGNRTQAYYWVITIVIFSFFLLMLTYIVKS from the coding sequence ATGACCCTACATCAATTTTGGTCTCCAATCATGATCTCCCTTCAAGTCACCATTGTAGCCAGTATCATCGCATTTATACTCGCGATATCCGCTGCGTGGCTTATGAAAAAGCGATCATTTAAAGGGAGAAGTCTCATTGAAACGATGTTTCTATTGCCGCTCGTTCTTCCTCCTTCCGTTGTGGGATTTGGTCTGCTCGTATTGCTGGGACAGAATAGTTGGTTCGGGGTATTTATCGAAACGATTTTTGAACAATCCCTCGTCTTTACTAAAGGCGCCGCTGTTGTATCAGCTTTCGTGGTGGCTTTTCCACTCATTTATATGACATTAAAATCAGGATTCGAACAAATTGATCATGAGTTTGAAGATGCGGCTCGATCCATGGGAGCAGGTGAGATGCAAGTCTTTTGGTACGTCACACTACCCATGGCGTGGCGGTCACTCATCACGGGCTATGTTCTTGGATTTGCACGAAGCATTGGGGAATTTGGAGCAACGTTAATGTTTGCCGGGAATATTCCAGGGAAAACCCAAACACTCCCCACAGCAATTTACCTAGCTGTTGAAGCCGGAAACAGGACACAAGCTTATTACTGGGTCATAACTATTGTTATTTTTTCGTTCTTTCTCTTAATGTTGACTTATATCGTTAAATCCTGA
- a CDS encoding EcsC family protein: MTYEDYARLQCVNWQKKMLKPSWGLGHAAKSIQNKMNEKIPQKVHDIATESIKNMVKTVLFGSEITTRRQPLNGLSLQARETRVREKLKIYKRTASVEGAGTGAGGFWLALADFPMLLSIKMKFLYDVAAIYGYNVRDYSERLYLLHIFQVAFSSEEKRIESVWQLKHWQTTLQAYPSLDNLDWQAFQQEYRDYMDLAKLMQLIPGFGAIVGAVVNYRFLDRLGTTAMNAYRLRILDC, from the coding sequence ATGACCTATGAAGACTATGCTCGTCTCCAATGCGTCAACTGGCAAAAAAAAATGCTTAAACCGTCTTGGGGACTGGGTCATGCAGCGAAGTCGATCCAAAATAAAATGAATGAAAAAATCCCGCAAAAAGTTCACGATATAGCCACGGAAAGCATTAAAAATATGGTCAAAACTGTCCTGTTTGGATCGGAAATAACCACCCGTCGGCAACCACTTAATGGCTTATCCTTACAAGCACGCGAAACGCGCGTACGGGAAAAATTAAAAATCTACAAACGGACAGCATCGGTTGAAGGTGCTGGGACAGGGGCCGGTGGATTTTGGCTGGCTCTAGCTGACTTTCCCATGTTGCTCAGCATTAAAATGAAATTTCTTTACGATGTAGCAGCTATCTATGGTTATAATGTACGTGACTACAGCGAGCGATTGTATCTCCTGCACATCTTTCAAGTCGCTTTCTCCAGTGAAGAAAAGCGGATTGAATCTGTTTGGCAATTAAAACACTGGCAGACAACATTACAGGCCTACCCTTCCCTTGACAATCTTGACTGGCAGGCATTTCAACAAGAATATCGCGATTACATGGACTTGGCTAAATTGATGCAACTCATCCCCGGATTTGGTGCCATCGTCGGTGCCGTTGTTAACTACCGATTTCTTGACCGATTAGGAACGACAGCCATGAATGCTTACAGACTACGTATACTCGATTGTTAA
- a CDS encoding NADPH-dependent FMN reductase, whose amino-acid sequence MKLLGISGSAAGSKTALTVQHVLQDTTKQQTGTDVELLDLKDYQVQFCDGRDPFTYKGDTKTVIDKVLAADAFVIGSPVYQGSITGALKNLFDVLPMAALRHKVVGIIANGGSPHHYLAVENQLRPILSYFRSYIAPGYTYVLKNCFDNDNQLIDPTILERISILAQEIVTMHQALNEN is encoded by the coding sequence ATGAAACTATTAGGCATTTCAGGCTCTGCGGCAGGATCGAAGACCGCACTCACTGTTCAACATGTGCTTCAAGATACCACTAAACAACAAACAGGTACTGATGTTGAGTTATTGGATTTAAAGGATTATCAAGTCCAATTTTGTGATGGCAGAGATCCGTTTACTTATAAAGGTGATACCAAAACTGTGATTGATAAAGTGCTCGCTGCAGATGCTTTTGTGATCGGCAGTCCGGTATACCAAGGATCCATAACCGGTGCCTTGAAAAATCTGTTTGATGTATTACCCATGGCAGCTTTGCGTCATAAAGTCGTGGGCATTATTGCTAATGGGGGCAGCCCTCATCACTATTTGGCTGTGGAAAATCAATTGCGGCCGATACTGAGCTATTTTAGGTCTTATATTGCTCCAGGCTATACCTATGTTTTAAAAAATTGCTTTGATAATGACAATCAGTTGATTGACCCGACCATTTTGGAGCGAATCTCCATTTTGGCTCAGGAGATCGTGACGATGCATCAGGCGCTGAATGAAAACTAA
- a CDS encoding YckD family protein, which yields MKKLLSQGMIALVLGFTLFGTSPVQAEEHHKPIDFKDVELSEQQKGELEKLHKDMLQTNKQLIQKYIEFGIVSKEKGEKIITHMDSHFNHMKENGFIPKWDKHHHRKDDKKQ from the coding sequence TTGAAAAAGTTATTGTCACAAGGAATGATTGCCCTAGTTCTTGGATTCACCCTATTTGGTACCTCTCCAGTTCAGGCCGAGGAACATCACAAACCCATCGATTTTAAAGATGTAGAACTGTCAGAGCAACAAAAAGGAGAATTGGAAAAACTTCATAAAGACATGCTCCAAACGAATAAACAACTGATCCAAAAGTATATTGAATTCGGTATTGTCTCTAAGGAAAAGGGCGAAAAAATTATCACACATATGGATAGCCACTTTAATCACATGAAAGAGAATGGGTTTATTCCAAAATGGGATAAACACCATCACCGAAAAGACGATAAGAAACAATAA
- the modA gene encoding molybdate ABC transporter substrate-binding protein has protein sequence MNKRLIITLIIVLLAIIMVVVFSWGHDGKRNQSNKVDLYVLAAASLTDAMQDIEQTYEATHPHINLLISYAASGKLQQQISEGARADAYLSASVKYMDRLEDQDRLINRAPILKNRMILIANQDTPKVKNLHDLASSNVGNITIGYPDTVPAGKYAKQILTDRHLWESLKSKMVFGNDVRQVLAYVETGNAEAGLVYQTDLQAAGQTVKKVAVINEAFHQPIIYPAGMIKGTEHLQQTKTFFHWLQTADAMKIFKSYQFTPYSQERAQ, from the coding sequence ATGAACAAACGATTGATAATAACATTGATTATTGTGTTGTTAGCCATTATTATGGTCGTCGTATTTAGCTGGGGACATGACGGGAAACGTAACCAATCTAACAAAGTCGATTTGTATGTTCTCGCGGCGGCCAGTCTAACGGATGCCATGCAGGATATTGAACAGACCTATGAGGCCACCCATCCTCATATCAACTTGTTGATCAGTTATGCCGCTTCGGGCAAATTACAGCAGCAGATTAGTGAAGGAGCCCGTGCTGATGCTTATTTATCCGCGTCTGTAAAATATATGGACCGGCTTGAAGATCAAGACCGTTTGATCAATAGAGCTCCCATACTGAAAAACCGGATGATTTTAATCGCGAATCAAGACACACCAAAAGTAAAAAATCTTCACGATTTAGCATCGTCCAATGTTGGGAATATCACTATCGGTTACCCGGATACCGTTCCGGCTGGTAAATATGCAAAGCAGATTTTAACAGATCGTCATCTATGGGAATCCTTAAAGTCAAAGATGGTATTTGGAAATGATGTTCGCCAAGTACTAGCGTATGTTGAAACAGGCAATGCCGAAGCCGGTCTCGTCTATCAAACAGACCTGCAAGCGGCAGGTCAAACGGTTAAAAAAGTGGCTGTTATCAATGAAGCGTTCCATCAACCGATCATCTATCCGGCTGGCATGATTAAAGGGACAGAGCATTTACAACAAACGAAAACTTTTTTCCATTGGCTACAGACGGCTGATGCCATGAAAATTTTTAAATCATATCAGTTTACACCGTATTCACAGGAGAGAGCCCAATGA
- a CDS encoding FMN-binding glutamate synthase family protein: protein MWNWISNLFTIIGFVVAAVIILALLITYIVLYFKDKNQKRHPILRNYPVLGKVRYFFEKIGPEMRSYWFNSDTEGKPFSRHEYEHVVKTAKYSRDVEAFGSQRDFEAEGFFIRNNMFPKLKEEMVLDRKSKVKTKRYILLRDTLFAQRDEEFEEHEDLAYLLDKRDTIVLGEKTARKPFKVRGQIGMSAMSYGALGQHAITALSHGLGMATGTWMNTGEGGLSPYHTKGNPDIIMQVGPGLFGVRSQEGDISWDEVKKKGEMDQIKAFELKLAQGAKTRGGHVDAEKVTEEIADIRGIEPHQSVDSPNRFHQFSNPEEMCDLIEKFRDVSGKPVGIKVVIGSYDSLFELADYMKKSGKGPDFITVDGAEGGTGASYQELMDSVGLPVRTALPIVDATLRRFGVRDRVKIFASGKLFTPDRIAVALAMGADLVNVARGLMISVGCIQAMKCQSNACPVGVATTDPNLQNALVVNEKKYRVTNFVTTLRKGLFRLAASTGVDSPVKIRLQHIVYKDQEGVLHTLEEIYGAIREKVDNIKYPVDSTTDPDLVKDPK, encoded by the coding sequence ATGTGGAACTGGATTTCCAATCTTTTTACAATTATAGGTTTTGTTGTCGCAGCCGTTATCATCTTGGCATTGTTAATCACCTATATTGTCTTGTATTTCAAAGATAAAAACCAGAAACGCCATCCGATCCTCCGGAATTACCCAGTTTTAGGAAAAGTACGGTACTTTTTTGAAAAAATTGGTCCGGAAATGCGCAGTTACTGGTTCAATAGTGATACGGAAGGGAAACCCTTTTCTCGACACGAATATGAACATGTTGTTAAAACAGCAAAATACAGTCGTGATGTCGAAGCCTTTGGTTCTCAACGGGACTTTGAAGCAGAGGGTTTCTTCATTCGAAATAACATGTTTCCGAAATTGAAAGAAGAAATGGTCCTCGATCGAAAAAGCAAGGTGAAAACCAAGCGCTACATATTGTTGCGGGACACCTTGTTTGCGCAACGAGATGAAGAATTTGAAGAACATGAGGATCTTGCCTATTTGTTAGATAAAAGAGACACCATTGTTCTCGGCGAAAAAACCGCCCGGAAACCATTTAAAGTTCGGGGTCAAATCGGTATGTCGGCCATGAGCTACGGCGCATTAGGCCAACACGCCATTACAGCTTTATCTCATGGATTAGGTATGGCAACCGGGACATGGATGAATACCGGTGAAGGTGGATTATCACCTTATCATACTAAAGGTAATCCAGATATCATCATGCAGGTAGGACCTGGATTATTCGGCGTTCGTAGTCAAGAGGGTGATATTAGTTGGGATGAGGTTAAGAAAAAAGGGGAAATGGATCAAATTAAAGCGTTTGAATTAAAGCTGGCTCAAGGGGCGAAAACGCGTGGGGGTCACGTCGACGCTGAAAAAGTCACGGAAGAAATCGCCGATATCCGGGGGATTGAGCCTCATCAATCGGTTGATAGTCCTAACCGTTTCCATCAGTTTAGCAATCCAGAGGAAATGTGTGATCTGATTGAAAAATTCCGAGATGTTTCAGGTAAGCCCGTTGGTATTAAAGTGGTTATCGGCAGCTATGATTCATTGTTTGAACTGGCTGATTATATGAAGAAAAGTGGAAAGGGACCCGACTTCATCACCGTAGATGGAGCTGAAGGTGGAACAGGCGCCTCTTATCAAGAATTAATGGATAGTGTTGGGCTCCCAGTAAGAACCGCTCTACCTATTGTTGATGCCACATTACGGCGTTTTGGCGTTCGTGATCGCGTGAAAATTTTTGCCTCAGGAAAGTTGTTCACACCTGATCGCATTGCTGTTGCGTTAGCGATGGGAGCAGATCTTGTCAATGTCGCCCGCGGCTTAATGATTAGCGTGGGTTGTATTCAAGCGATGAAATGTCAATCGAACGCCTGTCCTGTTGGCGTAGCGACAACAGATCCGAACCTTCAGAATGCGTTAGTGGTCAATGAAAAAAAATACCGCGTCACTAACTTTGTCACAACCTTACGCAAAGGTTTGTTCCGTCTCGCCGCCTCTACGGGTGTTGATTCACCTGTGAAAATTCGCCTGCAACACATTGTGTATAAAGATCAAGAAGGTGTATTGCATACTCTAGAAGAGATTTATGGAGCTATCAGAGAAAAAGTCGATAACATTAAATATCCCGTTGACAGTACAACCGATCCTGATTTAGTAAAAGATCCGAAATAA
- a CDS encoding anthranilate synthase component I, producing the protein MSLLSNFSATTETTKYETSGYIEVERTHVPISKDHAQKDLLPALNQHKGALFTSRFEYPGRYTRWDIGFVDPPIELKGYERQFVINALNERGEVLLQAMADSLKTTSDIDSLRVTRTTLSGYVGETEELFTEEQRSKQPSVFTVIRAISALFYSTEDDYLGLYGAFGYDLVFQFESIPQTQQRDADQADITLFLPDQLTVVDHQMDAAYELTYEFSYQTISTKGLLRHHPLTEATPPVYQDVKSYESGNYARIARQAKEAFYQGNLYEVVPSQTLYEPCKDDPADIFDRLLDLNPSPYGFLINLGDEHLIGASPEMYVRVEGDRVETCPISGTIKRGRNAVEDADRIRELLNSTKDETELTMCTDVDRNDKSRICEPGSVNIIGRRQIEMYSHLIHTVDHVEGKLQSGYDALDAFLTHMWAVTVTGAPKRAAIQWVEDHEASPRKWYGGAVGYMKFNGDMNTGLTLRTIRLQHGLAEIRVGATLLHDSVPDDEEQETLTKAQAMLKTVRNEQSSTADDGSDLQKLTGGIGKTLLLVDHEDSFTHTLANYFRQTGATVQTVRQSQAQQLLLSHANIFDGVVLSPGPGRPDDFDMQTTIKLSLEHNLPIFGVCLGMQGIVEYFGGGIDTMITPTHGKQTTVTTSQASKLFHKLPKSMAVSRYHSLYAGDIPEDLAVTAYTDERIPMAVEHKTQPVFGVQFHPESLLMMNDDVGLTIINDLVTLI; encoded by the coding sequence TTGAGTTTATTATCTAATTTTTCTGCTACTACTGAAACCACTAAGTATGAGACTTCTGGTTACATCGAGGTCGAACGGACGCACGTCCCCATCAGTAAAGATCATGCGCAAAAAGATCTGTTACCGGCCCTGAATCAGCATAAGGGCGCTCTATTCACTAGTCGTTTTGAATACCCAGGTCGATATACTAGATGGGATATCGGTTTCGTCGACCCGCCGATTGAATTGAAAGGTTATGAGAGGCAGTTTGTCATTAATGCGTTGAATGAACGTGGCGAAGTGTTACTACAGGCAATGGCAGATAGTCTAAAAACAACTTCTGACATTGACAGCCTGCGGGTGACACGGACGACATTATCGGGATATGTTGGGGAAACTGAGGAACTGTTTACTGAAGAACAACGGAGTAAGCAACCATCAGTGTTTACGGTGATTCGTGCCATAAGTGCATTATTTTACTCGACGGAAGATGATTATTTAGGTTTATATGGGGCATTCGGTTACGATTTAGTCTTTCAATTTGAATCCATCCCACAAACCCAACAACGTGACGCTGATCAAGCGGACATCACACTGTTTTTACCCGACCAGTTAACCGTCGTTGACCACCAGATGGATGCGGCTTATGAGTTAACTTATGAATTTTCCTATCAAACAATCAGCACAAAAGGTCTATTGCGTCATCATCCGTTGACAGAAGCGACTCCACCCGTTTATCAAGATGTTAAATCTTATGAATCAGGCAATTATGCTCGCATTGCCAGGCAGGCTAAAGAGGCGTTTTACCAAGGGAATTTATATGAGGTGGTCCCATCCCAAACGCTTTATGAACCGTGTAAGGATGATCCAGCCGATATTTTTGACCGGCTATTAGACCTGAATCCAAGCCCATATGGATTTTTAATCAACCTAGGTGATGAACATTTAATCGGTGCGAGTCCAGAGATGTACGTTCGGGTTGAAGGGGATCGAGTGGAGACATGCCCAATCTCTGGAACGATAAAAAGAGGTCGAAATGCTGTAGAAGATGCGGATCGAATTCGGGAATTGCTGAATTCAACAAAAGACGAAACCGAACTCACGATGTGTACGGATGTTGATCGTAATGATAAATCACGGATATGTGAGCCAGGGTCTGTCAATATTATCGGTCGCAGGCAAATAGAGATGTATTCGCACCTGATCCATACTGTCGATCATGTGGAAGGCAAGCTTCAATCGGGATATGATGCTTTGGACGCGTTCTTAACCCATATGTGGGCGGTCACAGTGACTGGAGCACCGAAACGAGCCGCCATACAGTGGGTCGAGGATCATGAAGCATCGCCGCGGAAATGGTATGGCGGTGCGGTTGGCTATATGAAATTTAATGGTGATATGAATACGGGCTTAACACTCAGAACGATCCGCTTACAACATGGTTTAGCCGAAATAAGAGTGGGTGCAACCTTACTCCATGATTCTGTACCTGATGATGAGGAGCAAGAAACCTTAACCAAAGCCCAGGCGATGTTAAAAACGGTCCGGAACGAACAGTCGTCCACTGCTGATGACGGATCTGATTTACAAAAACTGACCGGCGGTATCGGGAAGACATTGTTACTTGTTGACCATGAAGATTCATTCACTCATACATTGGCCAATTATTTCCGCCAAACAGGGGCAACCGTACAAACGGTTAGGCAGAGCCAGGCACAGCAATTGCTGTTATCACATGCGAATATTTTTGATGGTGTTGTGCTGTCACCAGGTCCTGGGCGACCGGATGATTTCGACATGCAGACAACGATCAAGCTTAGTCTAGAGCATAACCTTCCAATATTCGGTGTATGTCTCGGTATGCAAGGTATTGTTGAATATTTTGGCGGCGGGATTGATACAATGATCACACCCACACATGGGAAACAAACAACCGTCACAACAAGCCAGGCGTCAAAACTGTTTCACAAGCTCCCAAAATCAATGGCTGTGAGTCGCTACCACTCATTGTATGCGGGTGATATTCCAGAAGATTTGGCCGTGACAGCGTATACTGACGAAAGGATTCCGATGGCGGTAGAACATAAGACACAGCCTGTTTTTGGGGTGCAATTCCACCCGGAATCGTTACTCATGATGAACGATGATGTCGGTTTGACGATCATTAATGATTTAGTAACCTTGATATAA